The following coding sequences lie in one Anguilla anguilla isolate fAngAng1 chromosome 14, fAngAng1.pri, whole genome shotgun sequence genomic window:
- the prrc1 gene encoding protein PRRC1, which translates to MMEESGIETTPPTTPTAPLSVAASIAPPPLSTGVASPLSLPSTVGVTSFVPEGFSTPVPAIPPASVPPIRSSAPPLFQSPLPAAAPPPMGMPPAFASPMGGFPPGPPLSTAAPPPPPVMSAPPTGPPTSGFTVTGGYDITRGHAGRAPQTPLMPSFSSAPPGPGVVANPMVQQPAMSGGGLGTASPITFPEDREDPHAAVETNTGGLWGFFKGVAGNPMVKTVLDRTKHSVESMITTLDPGMAPYIKSGGDLDIVVTSDKEVKVAAVRDAFQEVFGLAMVTGEAGQSNIAPQPVGYAAGLKGAQERIDSLRRAGVIHEKQPVVSVENFIAELVPDKWFDVGCLILEDPGNGIRIETFTQATPVALEHVQQAQALTPPDYTLGWSGLQVTVGEVLERSFPHVSRTDWHLALTGLSRRQMICSAAKALAGMYQQRLPPRTV; encoded by the exons ATGATGGAAGAGAGTGGAATAGAGACTaccccgcccaccacccccACGGCCCCCCTGAGCGTGGCGGCATCCatcgcccccccgcccctctcgaCAG GAGTGGCGAGCCCGCTGTCCCTCCCCAGCACTGTGGGGGTCACCTCCTTCGTCCCCGAGGGCTTCTCCACCCCCGTCCCCGCCATCCCGCCCGCCTCCGTCCCTCCCATTCggtcctccgccccccctctgTTCCAGTCCCCGCtgcccgccgccgccccgccccccatggGCATGCCCCCCGCCTTCGCCAGCCCCATGGGCGGcttcccccccggcccccccctcagcaccgccgccccccctccgccgCCCGTCATGTCGGCTCCGCCCACGGGCCCGCCCACCTCCGGCTTCACCGTGACGGGCGGCTATGACATCACGCGCGGGCACGCCGGGCGGGCGCCACAGACGCCCCTGATGCCCAGCTTCTCCAGCGCCCCGCCGGGGCCAG GGGTGGTGGCGAACCCCATGGTCCAGCAGCCGGCCATGtcgggggggggcctggggacGGCGTCCCCCATCACCTTCCCCGAAGATCGCGAGGACCCCCACGCTGCCGTGGAAACCAACACCGGGGGCTTGTGGGGCTTCTTCAAG GGCGTGGCAGGGAACCCCATGGTGAAGACAGTCCTCGATAGGACCAAGCACTCCGTGGAGTCCATGATCACCACCCTGGACCCTGGCATGGCTCCCTACATCA AATCCGGGGGAGATCTGGACATCGTGGTCACGTCTGATAAGGAGGTGAAGGTGGCGGCCGTCCGCGACGCCTTCCAGGAAGTGTTCGGCCTCGCCATGGTGACCGGGGAGGCGGGCCAGTCCAACATCGCCCCCCAGCCTGTGGGCTACGCTGCGGGATTGAag GGCGCTCAGGAGCGGATCGACAGCCTGCGCCGGGCCGGGGTGATCCATGAGAAGCAGCCCGTCGTCTCCGTGGAGAACTTCATCGCCGAGCTCGTCCCTgacaa gtGGTTTGACGTGGGTTGTTTGATCCTGGAGGATCCCGGTAATGGGATCCGCATTGAGACCTTCACTCAGGCCACGCCCGTGGCCCTGGAGCACGTCCAGCAG gcgcAGGCGCTCACCCCCCCGGACTACACGCTGGGCTGGTCGGGGCTGCAGGTGACGGTGGGCGAGGTTCTGGAGCGGAGCTTCCCCCACGTGAGCCGGACCGACTGGCACCTGGCCCTCACCGGGCTGTCCCGGCGCCAGATGATCTGCAGCGCCGCCAAGGCCCTGGCGGGCATGTACCAACAGCGGCTGCCCCCCAGGACTGTCTga